A stretch of Oncorhynchus mykiss isolate Arlee chromosome 12, USDA_OmykA_1.1, whole genome shotgun sequence DNA encodes these proteins:
- the LOC110538490 gene encoding kinetochore protein Spc24 isoform X1 yields MKRRVTMLQDVMDTGESMVKILKSSKADDELRKVREKQQSFFERHMDTMKTITLVLNGVVQCEDEASQKLLDMERQKSQAEWELDSLEQELQQCTARSQNMDSELQFLQRKLESLRVSEQELQTLQQEVDDDTTEVIPSAIYVAQLYYKVTKIKWEYDTEPHILRGVHYGADLATPINIDTSVLSRCSVSDELWNFVSTEW; encoded by the exons ATG AAAAGACGTGTCACCATGCTTCAGGACGTTATGGACACGGGAGAGTCGATGGTCAAAATACTGAAAAGCAGCAAAGCTGACGATGAATTaagaaaagtgagagagaaacagcagtCTTTCTTTGAGCGACACATGGACACGATGAAAACCATCACACTGGTGTTAAACG GTGTAGTTCAGTGTGAGGATGAGGCGAGCCAGAAGCTGCTGGACATGGAGAGGCAGAAGAGCCAGGCAGAGTGGGAACTAGACAGCCTGGAGCAGGAGCTGCAGCAGTGTACAGCAAGGAGCCAGAACATGGACTCAGAACTACA GTTCCTGCAGAGGAAGCTGGAGAGTCTGCGTGTCTCGGAGCAGGAGCTGCAGACCCTGCAGCAGGAGGTTGATGATGACACTACGGAGGTCATCCCATCAGCCAT ATACGTGGCCCAGTTGTACTACAAGGTGACCAAGATCAAGTGGGAGTATGACACGGAGCCACACATTCTGAGAGGAG TGCACTATGGAGCTGACCTGGCCACACCAATCAACATAGACACCTCTGTGCTGTCTCGGTGTTCAGTCAGTGATGAGCTGTGGAACTTTGTCAGCACTGAATGGTAG
- the LOC110538490 gene encoding kinetochore protein Spc24 isoform X2 — protein sequence MLQDVMDTGESMVKILKSSKADDELRKVREKQQSFFERHMDTMKTITLVLNGVVQCEDEASQKLLDMERQKSQAEWELDSLEQELQQCTARSQNMDSELQFLQRKLESLRVSEQELQTLQQEVDDDTTEVIPSAIYVAQLYYKVTKIKWEYDTEPHILRGVHYGADLATPINIDTSVLSRCSVSDELWNFVSTEW from the exons ATGCTTCAGGACGTTATGGACACGGGAGAGTCGATGGTCAAAATACTGAAAAGCAGCAAAGCTGACGATGAATTaagaaaagtgagagagaaacagcagtCTTTCTTTGAGCGACACATGGACACGATGAAAACCATCACACTGGTGTTAAACG GTGTAGTTCAGTGTGAGGATGAGGCGAGCCAGAAGCTGCTGGACATGGAGAGGCAGAAGAGCCAGGCAGAGTGGGAACTAGACAGCCTGGAGCAGGAGCTGCAGCAGTGTACAGCAAGGAGCCAGAACATGGACTCAGAACTACA GTTCCTGCAGAGGAAGCTGGAGAGTCTGCGTGTCTCGGAGCAGGAGCTGCAGACCCTGCAGCAGGAGGTTGATGATGACACTACGGAGGTCATCCCATCAGCCAT ATACGTGGCCCAGTTGTACTACAAGGTGACCAAGATCAAGTGGGAGTATGACACGGAGCCACACATTCTGAGAGGAG TGCACTATGGAGCTGACCTGGCCACACCAATCAACATAGACACCTCTGTGCTGTCTCGGTGTTCAGTCAGTGATGAGCTGTGGAACTTTGTCAGCACTGAATGGTAG
- the LOC110538489 gene encoding sphingosine 1-phosphate receptor 1: MEEASHAAYAAVAAPTVVPMTSSVGYLLRMFREYQSNAVIREHYNYTGKLKENKYKDGLKPEAIAFLLICLLIVLENAVVLLAIWKNKKFHLPMYYLLGSLTLSDLLAGFTYMVNIVTSGANTLKMTPVLWFLREGGVFITLAASVISLLAIAIERHVTMVRMKPYQGAKRGRMFALIGASWVLSVFLGVLPVLGWNCMGRLDQCSTVLPLFAKSYILFFITVFTAVLLAIVVLYVRIFHTVRSNTKHLGSGPQRKGLARKSQKYMALLKTVTIVLGVFIICWLPLFILLLLDFCCPARSCQVLFKADYFLGIAMFNSLLNPIIYTLTSKDMRRAILRLLCRRCLLTKNGQVKKIGVPFLECSTSKTEAPSHRLEGLEITVSSANFTPSTIKAIYPRMSKT; the protein is encoded by the coding sequence ATGGAAGAAGCATCGCATGCTGcttacgctgctgttgctgccccCACTGTGGTTCCCATGACCTCCTCGGTAGGGTACCTGCTCCGGATGTTCCGCGAGTACCAGAGCAATGCTGTCATCAGAGAACACTACAACTACACAGGCAAACTGAAGGAGAACAAGTACAAGGATGGACTAAAGCCAGAGGCCATAGCCTTCCTGCTGATCTGCTTGCTCATAGTGCTGGAGAATGCTGTGGTGCTGTTGGCCATCTGGAAGAATAAGAAATTCCATCTGCCCATGTACTATCTGTTAGGCAGCCTAACACTCTCAGACCTGCTAGCAGGCTTCACCTACATGGTGAACATTGTAACTTCAGGGGCCAACACGTTAAAGATGACCCCTGTGCTGTGGTtcctgagggaggggggggtcttTATAACGCTGGCCGCCTCCGTCATCAGCCTCCTGGCCATCGCCATTGAGCGCCACGTCACCATGGTGAGGATGAAGCCCTACCAGGGGGCCAAGCGAGGCCGGATGTTTGCCCTGATCGGGGCCAGCTGGGTGCTGTCAGTGTTCCTGGGGGTGCTGCCCGTCCTTGGCTGGAACTGTATGGGCCGTCTGGACCAGTGCTCCACCGTCCTGCCACTCTTCGCCAAAAGCTACATCCTCTTCTTCATCACCGTGTTCACCGCTGTGCTGCTGGCTATCGTGGTGCTTTATGTGCGCATTTTCCACACTGTTAGGTCCAACACAAAGCACCTGGGCTCTGGCCCGCAGCGCAAAGGCCTGGCCCGCAAGTCCCAGAAGTACATGGCCCTGCTGAAGACTGTCACCATCGTGCTGGGCGTCTTCATCATCTGCTGGCtgcctctcttcatcctcctcttgcTGGACTTCTGCTGCCCGGCACGGAGCTGCCAGGTGCTCTTCAAGGCGGACTACTTCCTGGGCATCGCCATGTTCAACTCTCTCCTCAATCCCATCATCTATACCCTGACCAGTAAGGACATGAGGAGGGCCATCCTGAGGCTGCTGTGTCGACGCTGCCTCCTCACCAAGAATGGCCAGGTGAAGAAGATAGGTGTGCCCTTCTTAGAGTGCAGTACCAGTAAGACTGAGGCACCCTCCCATAGGCTGGAGGGCCTGGAGATCACAGTCTCCTCTGCCAACTTCACCCCTTCCACTATTAAAGCCATCTACCCCAGGATGTCAAAGACATGA